A segment of the bacterium genome:
GCTCGGCCCCGGGCAGCGGGTGCATGTCTTCTCCGGGGAGGGGCGACACGTCACGAGCCTCGCGATGGACGCGGACGCGGTGCGCCGCCGCCGGCGGCTGGAGCGCTGGGAACCGCTGGAGGCGCCGGCGCGCGCGGCCTTTCGCGAGGCGCTGGCGAGCCGCGCGGGCGAGGACGGGCCCTACTCTTCGTCGCCGAGGAGCAGCTCGGCGTAGCCGACGCGCTTGAAACCCTTGGGCACCGCGAAGTCGGCGGCGGGGAAATTCTGGACAGCGACGGACTTCACCTCGAGGGTGCTTTTCTCGCCGATGAAGTAGAGGATCTGCCGCAGCGGGTATCCCGTCGCCCGCAGCGCCCGATACGGTGCGCCGTCCTCGTAGCCCTGGCCGGCGCCATTGCCCTCGCCCAGCATCTGGCGCATCGCCTGCGCGAATGCCGCCGGGTCGACCTCGGCCGCGATGTCGAGCTTCGGGGCGATCCAGAGCTCCTCCACCAGCTCGCCGTCGACGACGACCGCGTGGCGGCGCGTCTCGTACCCGAGGAGGCGCTCGCCGGGGCCCTTGTCCTTGATCTCGACGCCGGGCGGCTTGGCTGGCTGCGCCGGCGCGCCCTGCGCCGCTTCCTCCCCGGGGGCGCCGCCTTCCGCGGCGGCTTCCTCGCGCGCCTGCGCGTCGGCGCGCGCCAGCTCCGCGGCAAGGTCCTTGAGCGGTCCGCCGGCGTAGCGCTTCGATCCGGCGTCGAAGAGCCACCCTTCGCCGCCCTTGACGTCGATGATCATCGTCAGCCCCTCGAGCGCGCCGTCGACGCGGACCTTCCCCGCCTGGAACCAGTAGGTGGTCAGGTCGTCGGGGAACTCGGGGTCCACCTCCTCGATGCGGAAGCCGGCCCGCGCCGGGACCGCGGACGCGAGGACCACCGCGGCGAGCAGCAGCGGGAGCGCGGGCGCGAGTCTCTTCATGGTCTCTTCATCGGGGTTGTCGCATCATAGCTGCTTTCCGGGCGGCTTGACAACCGTCGCGCGCGCGGATATTCCCGTGGGCATGGGAGAAAGGCTTCGCCGCGGCGCCCGGGTCTGCGCACTGGCCCTGCTCGCCGGCTGCGCGGCGGCGCGGCCGCCGGTCCCGGAGGCCGCCGTGCCCGCGGCGCCCGTCGTTCCGGCCGCTGCCGCCGGCAGCGGCACGCTGCGCATCGGCTCCTCCCCCGCGGGGGCCCGGATCATCGTCGACGACACGCCGACGAACTTCCGGACGCCCACCGCCTTCCCGCTGCCCGCGGGCGGCCACCGGGTCATGCTCTCGCTCGCCGCCCACCGCAACTGGGAGGCGAAGGTGCGCCTCGAGGCCGGCGCCACCACGCAGGTCGACGCCACGCTCGCGGCCCTCGGCACCGGCAGCGTGGGCGTCTCGAGCACCCCGCCGGGCGCGGCGATCTGCGTCGACGGCGAGCCGACGGGGCTCGTGACCCCCGCCACCGTCCCCGCGCTGCCGGTGGGCACGCACACCGTCCAGCTGCGCCTCGAGGGCTACGAGGCCTGGTCGCAGGCGGTCGTGGTGCGGCCGGACCGCCACTTCCCCTTCCAGGCGCTGCTGGCCCCCTCGCGGAAGAACCTCGGGCGGCTGAACGTGCGCTCCCACCCGCCCCGGGCGCTCATCGCGCTCGACGGCGTCCCCCTGGGGAAGGTCACGCCGCAGTGCCTCGGCGAGGTGCCGGCGGGCTCGCACGTGATGGAGCTGACGCTGGCCGGGTTCCGGCCGTGGAGCGGCACGGCGGTCGTGGAAGAGGGGCGCGCGCGCGACCTGCTCGTCACGCTGCGGCGCCTGCCGGCGCAGGAGGCGGGCCGCGCGCGCATCGAGAGCGAGCCGGCGGGAGCGACGATCACGCTCGACGGCGTCGCGCTGGAGCAGCCCAGCCCCGCGAGCATCGACGGCCTGCCCCCCGGCACGTTCTCGGTGGAACTGGCCGCGCCGGGGCGGCGGCCGTGGCGCGGCGAGCTGACGGTGCTCTCGGGCCAGCGCACGCTGTTGCAGGCGGTTCTCGACCCCGTTCCGTAGCAGGCCCGGAGACCCGGCGCAGGAAGAGAACGGGGGCCGGGCGTCCCCGGCCCCCGCTGAACGGGCTAGTAGCGGTAGGTCACGCTCGCGGCAACCGTGTTCTGGGAGTGGCTGACCTCGAGCCCCGGTCCGAAGGGGTTCTCCATCATGTTCAGGTTGTCATTGCGCTGCGTCTTCTCGAAGGCGTGCTCGTAGGCCAGGTCGAAGACCCACTGGCCCATCGTGTAGCCATAACCCACCGTCAGGTGCTGCTCGACGATCGCCGGGAAGAGCGGGTTGAGGTAGGCGTCGGGCACCGGGCTCTTGCCGAAGTTGTAGCCGACGCGGAGCGCCTGCGCCGGGGTGATCAGGTACTCCGCGCCGATGGCGAAGACCCACTGGTCGTCCCAGTGCATCGCGAAGTCCGCCTCGAGGTTCTGCGGCGCGAAGCCGCTGTCGGGGCTGCTGAGCTTGAGCTTGGGCACCTTGACCGCATCCGACCAGTTGATCCACTTGACGTCGGCGGCGAGCGTCAGCCCCGTGATGGGCAGGTAGGCCACGCCGAACTCCACCTCCTGGGGCCAGGTGAAGTCGTCCATCTTCGCGTCGTAATCGGTCTTCATCTGCCCGAAGTTCAGCGTCGCCGTGCCGTCGTCCATCTTGAGATCGGTCTTTGTCGTGTAGGTCGCGCCGAGGCGCACCTGCGGGCCGAGCTTGTACTGCGCGCCGATCCGGCCGGCGACGCCGAAACTCGAGAGGTCCCTGACCCGCATGCCGGCGAAGTCGTCGCCGGTCCCCGGGGTCCCGTCGAAGCCCGGCGAGTAGGTCTCCGGGAAGAAGGAGAACTTCATGCGCGCATAACCGACCATGACCGTCGCGCCGAGGGTCAAGTCCTCGGTGGCCCGGTAGGCCACCATCGGGTTCAGCCGCATGAAGGAGACCTCGGACATCAGGTGGTCCTTCGTGCCCATGCCCGTGTTCACGCCCTTGAAGTCGACGCCCATCCCGCCCTGCGCGTAGAGGCCGAAGCCCACCGTGAACGGGGTGCCCCCGATCCGGTGCACGTAGCCGAGCTGCGGCATCGCGAAGACCTGGTTCTCGCCTTCGATGTCGTTGGCCCCGCCCATGTTGGTCATCCCGAGCTTGGGCATCAGCGCCGTGACGCCGATGCTCGCGGAACTCGGCGCGCAGCCGCAGATCAAGGCGGGGTTGCCGCTCACCGCCGCGGCGTCGCTGTCGGCGGCGACATCCGCCCCGCCCATCCCGGTGGAGCGGGGATTCGTGCCGATCATCTCCATCCCGTTCGTGGCCCCGGCCGGGGCCGCTGCGACGGCGCCGACCAGCGCCGCCGCGCACAGTGCCGCTAGGGTCTTCCTCATCTCGCCCTCCTCGTTGTTGGTGGCCGCCTTCGGTGTCCCCTCACTATACGCGCTTCCGCCGCGGAGTGTTTCAGCAAACCGCGTGGCCGGGGATGCGCGCGGGCCGCGTTTGGCGCGGGGAGAGCCGGCGCGCCGGCCGCCGCACGGGGCGCGGGTGAATTCTGACAGGCTGACAGTGCGACCTGACAAGTTGGCATTCCTGGCGCGTGTGAAAGAACGCACCACCACATGACCCGGGCAACGCCCCACGTTTTTGCCTCGCCGCAGGGGCCGCGCAAGTCCGTGGGACATGGTATGGATTTTGCTAAATACCTGCCTGTTCCGCCGGCAACGGGTCCGGACCGAGGGGACGGGCGCCCGCCGGCGATGAAGCGAAGAGATGACGAAATTCGAACGAGGGACCATGGACAGGGAGGTGAGGGCCGGAGATCACGAGCGCGCAGGGAGTCCCAGCACGGGGAACGGATGTCCCCAGGTGAGTCCCGCCAGCGGGACCGTCAACAAGGAGGAGAGCTGATGCCGAGTTACGTTCTCACGGAGAAGTGCGACGGGTGCAAGGGGCAGGACAAGACCGCCTGCCAGTACATCTGCCCCAACGACCTGATGACCCTCAACCGGGACATCATGAAGGCGCACAACCAGGAAACCGACCAGTGCTGGGAGTGCTACAACTGCGTGAAGATCTGCCCCCAGCAGGCGATCGAGATCCGGGCCTACCAGGACTTCGCCCCCCTCGGCGCGAACGTCATCCCGATGCGCTCGACGGACTCCATCATGTGGACCGTGAAGTTCCGCAACGGGACCCTCAAGCGCTTCAAGTTCCCGATCCGCACCACCGTCGAGGGTTCGATCGACCCCTACGCCGGCAAGCCGGAGCCCGACTACGCGAAGCTCAAGAGCCCGGGTTTCTTCAACTACGAGGCCCGCAAGTAGCCGCGCCGCGGATCAGGGAGGATAAGAGAGCATGGAAAAGGAGAGCTGCACTTTCTCGTACTGCCAGAAGCCCGCGGTCATCGAGGTCGAGACCGACCTGCTGCTCATCGGCGGCGGCATGGCCTGCTGCGGCGCCGCCTACGAGGCCGCGCGCTGGGCGACCCCCAAGGGCATCAAGGTGACGATGGTCGACAAGGCCGCGACCGACCGCTCCGGCGCCGTCGCGATGGGCCTGTCGGCGATCAACACCTACGTCGGCGAGAACAAGCCCGAGGACTACGTCAAGTACGTCCGCGCCGACCTGATGGGCATCATCCGCGAGGACCTGGTCTACGACCTGGGCCGGCACGTGGATGACTCGGTCCACCTCTTCGAGGAGTGGGGCCTGCCGATCTGGAAGAAGGGCGACGACGGCTTCTCGCTCGACGGCTTCCAGGCCCGCGACGCCGGCAAGAAGTCCCTCAGGGACGGCGGCACGCCGGTGCGCTCCGGCAAGTGGCAGATCATGATCAACGGCGAGTCCTACAAGGTCATCGTGGCCGAGGCCGCCAAGAAGGCGCTCGAGTTCAACCGCAAGGGCACGGGCGTCGACCAGAACCACTTCGAGCGCGTCTTCATCGTGAAGCTCTACAACGACGCGAGCGACCCGAACCGCGTCGCGGCCGCGGCCGGCTTCTCCGTGCGCGAGAACAAGATCTACCTCTTCAAGGCCAAGGCGATGATCAACGCCGCCGGCGGCGCCGTCAACGTCTTCCGCCCCCGCTCGGTCAAGGAGGGGCAGGGCCGCGCCTGGTACCCGGTGTGGAACTCGGGTTCGGGCTACGCGCTCGGCATGCAGGCCGGCGCCGAGATGACCCTCATGGAGAACCGCTTCGTGCCGGCGCGCTTCAAGGACGGCTACGGGCCGGTCGGCGCCTGGTTCCTCTTCTTCAAGGCGAAGGCCACCAACGCGCTCGGTGAGGACTACTGCGCGAACCAGGAGTACCTCGCGGAGGCCAAGGCCAAGTACGGCAAGTACGTCGACGCGATGGGCACGGCGATCCGCAACCACCTGATGATGAAGGACATGAAGGCCGGCAAGGGCCCGATCCTCATGCGGACGCACGAGGCCATGGCCGCCATCAACAAGGACTTCGTCGACAAGCTCGGCGAGAAGGAAGGCAAGAAGAAGGTCAAGCACCTCGAGGCCGAGGCCTGGGAGGACTTCCTCGACATGGCGATCGGCCAGGCCGGTCTCTGGGCCGCCAAGAACATCGAGCCCGACAAGGAGCCCTCCGAGATCATGCCGACCGAGCCCTACCTGCTCGGCTCGCACGCCGGCTGCGCCGGCTTCTGGGTCAGCGGCCCCGGCGACATCCCCGGCACCCCGGCCCACTACACCTGGGGCTACAACCGCATGTCCACCGTCAAGGGCCTGTTCATGGTCGGCGACGTCTGCGGCGCCTCGGGCCACAAGTTCTCCTCGGGCTCGCACGCGGAAGGCCGCATCGCCGCCAAGTCGGCGCTCGCCTTCATCATGGACAACAACACCATGCCGAAGGCCGCGGTCACGGCGGACGAGGTCGCCGCCGAGCTCTACGCCCCCTACGAGCTGTACGAGAAGTACAAGACCTTCACCACCGACCCGAAGACCAACCCGCACTACATCAAGCCCGACATGCTCCAGGCGCGCCTGCAGAAGATCGGCGACGAGTACTTCGGCGGCATCTCGACCTGGTACATGACCTCGAAGACGATGCTCGAGACCGGCCTCAACCTCCTGACCATGCTCAAGGAGGACTCGGCCCGGATGGCGGCGGGCAACCTCCACGAGCTGATGCGCTGCTGGGAGAACTACCACCGCATCCTCTCGCTCGAGGCGCACGCGCGGCACATCCTCTTCAGGGAGGAGAGCCGGTACCCGGGCTACTACTACCGCGGCGACTTCGACAAGATCGACGACGACAACTGGCGCTGCTTCACGAACTCCGTCTACGACCCCAAGACCAACAACTGGACCATGAAGAAGGTGGAGTACAAGCAGCTCTTCGCCTAGCACCGCTCGCCCGGGGGAGGGCCAGGTGCGCCCTCCCCCGGGCTTCCTCATCCCCACTGCCGCAACACCCCAGCAGGCCCGCCGCGGGCGGACGATCGGACCTGACCGAAGGAGAACGTGCATGACGGAACAG
Coding sequences within it:
- a CDS encoding PEGA domain-containing protein, producing MGERLRRGARVCALALLAGCAAARPPVPEAAVPAAPVVPAAAAGSGTLRIGSSPAGARIIVDDTPTNFRTPTAFPLPAGGHRVMLSLAAHRNWEAKVRLEAGATTQVDATLAALGTGSVGVSSTPPGAAICVDGEPTGLVTPATVPALPVGTHTVQLRLEGYEAWSQAVVVRPDRHFPFQALLAPSRKNLGRLNVRSHPPRALIALDGVPLGKVTPQCLGEVPAGSHVMELTLAGFRPWSGTAVVEEGRARDLLVTLRRLPAQEAGRARIESEPAGATITLDGVALEQPSPASIDGLPPGTFSVELAAPGRRPWRGELTVLSGQRTLLQAVLDPVP
- a CDS encoding outer membrane protein transport protein, whose product is MRKTLAALCAAALVGAVAAAPAGATNGMEMIGTNPRSTGMGGADVAADSDAAAVSGNPALICGCAPSSASIGVTALMPKLGMTNMGGANDIEGENQVFAMPQLGYVHRIGGTPFTVGFGLYAQGGMGVDFKGVNTGMGTKDHLMSEVSFMRLNPMVAYRATEDLTLGATVMVGYARMKFSFFPETYSPGFDGTPGTGDDFAGMRVRDLSSFGVAGRIGAQYKLGPQVRLGATYTTKTDLKMDDGTATLNFGQMKTDYDAKMDDFTWPQEVEFGVAYLPITGLTLAADVKWINWSDAVKVPKLKLSSPDSGFAPQNLEADFAMHWDDQWVFAIGAEYLITPAQALRVGYNFGKSPVPDAYLNPLFPAIVEQHLTVGYGYTMGQWVFDLAYEHAFEKTQRNDNLNMMENPFGPGLEVSHSQNTVAASVTYRY
- the aprB gene encoding adenylyl-sulfate reductase subunit beta, which encodes MPSYVLTEKCDGCKGQDKTACQYICPNDLMTLNRDIMKAHNQETDQCWECYNCVKICPQQAIEIRAYQDFAPLGANVIPMRSTDSIMWTVKFRNGTLKRFKFPIRTTVEGSIDPYAGKPEPDYAKLKSPGFFNYEARK
- the aprA gene encoding adenylyl-sulfate reductase subunit alpha, with the protein product MEKESCTFSYCQKPAVIEVETDLLLIGGGMACCGAAYEAARWATPKGIKVTMVDKAATDRSGAVAMGLSAINTYVGENKPEDYVKYVRADLMGIIREDLVYDLGRHVDDSVHLFEEWGLPIWKKGDDGFSLDGFQARDAGKKSLRDGGTPVRSGKWQIMINGESYKVIVAEAAKKALEFNRKGTGVDQNHFERVFIVKLYNDASDPNRVAAAAGFSVRENKIYLFKAKAMINAAGGAVNVFRPRSVKEGQGRAWYPVWNSGSGYALGMQAGAEMTLMENRFVPARFKDGYGPVGAWFLFFKAKATNALGEDYCANQEYLAEAKAKYGKYVDAMGTAIRNHLMMKDMKAGKGPILMRTHEAMAAINKDFVDKLGEKEGKKKVKHLEAEAWEDFLDMAIGQAGLWAAKNIEPDKEPSEIMPTEPYLLGSHAGCAGFWVSGPGDIPGTPAHYTWGYNRMSTVKGLFMVGDVCGASGHKFSSGSHAEGRIAAKSALAFIMDNNTMPKAAVTADEVAAELYAPYELYEKYKTFTTDPKTNPHYIKPDMLQARLQKIGDEYFGGISTWYMTSKTMLETGLNLLTMLKEDSARMAAGNLHELMRCWENYHRILSLEAHARHILFREESRYPGYYYRGDFDKIDDDNWRCFTNSVYDPKTNNWTMKKVEYKQLFA